The following coding sequences are from one Acidimicrobiia bacterium window:
- a CDS encoding Rrf2 family transcriptional regulator produces the protein MRMSDGVEWAVHCATVLGALPEGACLSGARLAEFHGVPAPYLAKHLQTLTRAGVFVAVPGPRGGYRLARPAAELTVLDVVEALEGTKPAFRCTEIRKRGPSAVGASEYSTVCGIHRAMVRADGAWRDSLRSTTIAELLHGVLTEAPPTSLTKGIEWLQAATKGTAVSG, from the coding sequence ATGCGGATGTCGGACGGCGTCGAGTGGGCGGTCCACTGCGCGACCGTGCTCGGCGCGCTGCCCGAGGGGGCGTGCCTGAGCGGAGCCCGGCTCGCCGAGTTCCATGGCGTGCCCGCGCCCTACCTCGCGAAGCACCTCCAGACCCTGACCCGGGCCGGCGTCTTCGTCGCGGTGCCGGGACCGAGGGGCGGCTATCGGCTCGCCCGTCCCGCCGCGGAGCTCACCGTGCTCGACGTCGTCGAGGCGCTCGAGGGCACCAAGCCCGCGTTCCGTTGCACCGAGATCCGCAAGCGCGGCCCCTCCGCGGTCGGCGCGTCGGAGTACTCGACGGTGTGCGGCATCCACCGGGCGATGGTCCGCGCCGACGGGGCGTGGCGGGACTCGCTGCGCAGCACGACGATCGCCGAGCTCCTGCACGGCGTCCTCACCGAAGCGCCGCCCACGTCGCTCACCAAGGGCATCGAGTGGCTGCAGGCGGCTACGAAAGGAACGGCCGTGAGCGGCTGA
- a CDS encoding DUF192 domain-containing protein produces the protein MAWLVRGDDVLAAAEVAVTRRQRRRGLLGRDAQDGAIVLRPCRQVHSLGMRFPLDVAFCDRDGFVLHMTTLAPWRLSRPVPRAYFAIEASAGAFDRWKLEVGDIIEVRG, from the coding sequence ATGGCCTGGCTGGTTCGCGGCGACGACGTGCTGGCCGCGGCCGAGGTGGCGGTGACCCGCCGGCAGCGGCGACGTGGTCTGCTCGGTCGCGACGCGCAGGACGGCGCGATCGTGCTGCGACCGTGCCGTCAGGTGCACTCGCTCGGGATGCGATTCCCCCTCGATGTCGCCTTCTGCGATCGCGACGGGTTCGTCCTGCACATGACGACGCTCGCGCCGTGGCGGCTGTCGCGGCCGGTGCCGCGCGCGTACTTCGCGATCGAGGCGTCCGCCGGCGCGTTCGATCGCTGGAAGCTCGAGGTCGGCGACATCATCGAGGTTCGCGGGTGA
- a CDS encoding DUF933 domain-containing protein: MENLGLVGLSDAGSNLLFSALTGLPDPGVFESAVAIAPVPDERVERLTSMSQSKKVVHAGFELVHIALPPGAKPGEGLGTRFLGALRNCDAILFVLRAFDSPVAGPADPTGDLAGLELELVIADLATVEGRTDRQRRAAKGDKSLLPEIAALEHAHTVLEAGTPIYRSELSADERTLLAPCFLLTSKPHLVVVNVAEDQVADGDAVAAPFGTDALAACVEVESEIAACEPDERFEMLETFGIGESVVPRLARRAYELLNRRTFLTTGPDETRAWTFRAGARAPECAGVIHSDLQRGFIRAEAIDWQELLDVGSWAKAKELNKIRLEGKEYEVRDGDVLEIRFNV; the protein is encoded by the coding sequence ATGGAGAACCTCGGACTCGTCGGTCTCTCCGACGCGGGCTCGAACCTCCTTTTCAGCGCCCTCACGGGCCTCCCCGATCCAGGGGTCTTCGAGTCGGCGGTCGCGATCGCGCCGGTGCCCGACGAGCGCGTCGAGCGGCTCACCTCGATGTCGCAGTCGAAGAAGGTCGTGCACGCGGGCTTCGAGCTCGTGCACATCGCGCTCCCGCCCGGCGCGAAGCCCGGTGAAGGGCTCGGCACCCGCTTCCTCGGCGCGCTCCGCAACTGCGACGCGATCCTGTTCGTGCTGCGCGCCTTCGACAGCCCGGTGGCCGGCCCCGCCGATCCGACCGGCGACCTCGCGGGACTCGAGCTCGAGCTCGTGATCGCCGACCTCGCGACGGTCGAGGGCCGCACCGACCGTCAGCGGCGCGCGGCGAAGGGCGACAAATCGCTGCTGCCCGAGATCGCGGCGCTCGAGCACGCGCACACGGTGCTCGAAGCGGGTACCCCGATCTACCGATCGGAGCTGAGCGCGGACGAGCGCACGTTGCTCGCGCCGTGCTTCCTGCTGACCAGCAAGCCGCATCTCGTCGTCGTGAACGTCGCCGAGGACCAGGTCGCCGACGGCGATGCCGTCGCCGCGCCCTTCGGGACCGACGCGCTCGCCGCGTGCGTGGAAGTCGAGTCCGAGATCGCGGCGTGCGAGCCCGACGAGCGCTTCGAGATGCTCGAGACGTTCGGCATCGGCGAGAGCGTCGTGCCCCGTCTCGCGCGCCGCGCGTACGAGCTCTTGAACCGGCGCACGTTCCTCACGACCGGTCCCGACGAGACGCGCGCGTGGACGTTCCGCGCCGGCGCCCGCGCGCCCGAGTGCGCGGGCGTGATCCACTCCGATCTCCAGCGCGGCTTCATCCGCGCCGAGGCGATCGACTGGCAGGAGTTGCTCGACGTCGGGTCCTGGGCGAAGGCGAAGGAGCTCAACAAGATCCGGCTCGAGGGCAAGGAGTACGAAGTGCGCGACGGCGACGTGCTCGAGATCCGCTTCAACGTCTGA
- a CDS encoding TatD family hydrolase — MVAWIDSHCHLQWEPERPDHPPADPEGDLARAADAGVAAFVCVGTDLATSRAAVELAERHPNVYATVGLHPHDASRLDAEWDDLVALARSSARVVAIGEAGFDLHYEHSPRDAQARAFAAQIALAHELDRALVIHTRDAWDDTFRVLAESGVPARTIFHCFTGGVDEARRALAIDALLSFSGIVSFASASDVREAAAVVPRDALLVETDAPFLAPVPHRGKRNEPALVPVVGAALAAARDESVEIVADATRANATRVFALSPSA; from the coding sequence ATGGTCGCCTGGATCGACTCCCACTGCCATCTCCAGTGGGAGCCCGAGCGTCCCGACCACCCGCCCGCCGACCCCGAAGGCGACCTCGCGCGTGCCGCCGACGCGGGCGTGGCCGCGTTCGTGTGCGTGGGCACCGACCTGGCGACGTCGCGCGCCGCGGTCGAGCTCGCGGAGCGGCATCCGAACGTCTACGCGACCGTCGGGCTGCACCCGCACGACGCGTCGCGACTCGATGCAGAGTGGGACGACCTCGTCGCGCTCGCGCGTTCGAGCGCGCGCGTCGTCGCGATCGGCGAAGCCGGTTTCGATCTGCACTACGAGCATTCACCGCGCGACGCGCAGGCGCGCGCGTTCGCGGCGCAGATCGCGCTCGCGCACGAGCTCGATCGCGCGCTGGTGATCCACACGCGTGACGCGTGGGACGACACGTTCCGCGTGCTCGCCGAGAGCGGTGTGCCCGCGCGCACGATCTTCCACTGCTTCACCGGCGGCGTCGACGAAGCGCGCCGCGCGCTCGCGATCGACGCGCTGTTGTCGTTCAGCGGCATCGTGTCGTTTGCGTCGGCGAGCGACGTGCGCGAAGCCGCGGCCGTCGTGCCGCGCGACGCGCTGCTCGTCGAGACCGACGCGCCGTTCCTCGCGCCGGTACCGCACCGCGGCAAGCGCAACGAACCCGCGCTGGTCCCGGTCGTCGGAGCCGCGCTCGCGGCCGCTCGCGACGAATCCGTCGAGATCGTCGCCGACGCGACGAGAGCCAACGCGACCAGGGTGTTCGCGCTCTCTCCGTCGGCCTGA
- a CDS encoding maleylpyruvate isomerase N-terminal domain-containing protein yields MDGARAARGAREAHERLVRALDAHGVDDALARRPSLLPGWSVGHVLTHLARNADSHTRMIEAVLRGEPVEQYPGGSAQRSGDIEAGSTRDARVLIDDLRASDDAMAAAFARVDDATWARDALRWGEPWPAVDLPFLRWREVALHATDLGVDGVDASIWHPDYVDHELRRQVGALAWRLPAGTAVRLVARDAGWSTFVVPSAGDPVRGVVTVEDTAAELLAWAVGRAPGGTHWPPLEPWRGYP; encoded by the coding sequence ATGGACGGCGCGCGAGCGGCACGCGGTGCGCGTGAGGCTCACGAACGACTCGTACGAGCGCTCGACGCGCACGGTGTCGACGACGCGCTCGCGCGACGACCTTCGTTGTTGCCGGGATGGAGTGTGGGTCACGTGCTCACCCATCTCGCGCGCAATGCCGACAGTCATACGCGCATGATCGAAGCGGTGCTGCGCGGCGAACCGGTGGAGCAGTACCCGGGCGGGTCCGCGCAGCGTTCGGGCGACATCGAGGCCGGCTCGACGCGAGACGCGCGCGTGTTGATCGACGATCTACGCGCGTCCGACGACGCGATGGCCGCGGCGTTCGCGCGCGTCGACGACGCGACGTGGGCGCGCGACGCGTTGCGGTGGGGCGAGCCGTGGCCCGCGGTCGACCTTCCGTTCCTGCGTTGGCGCGAGGTTGCGCTGCACGCAACCGACCTCGGCGTCGACGGCGTCGACGCGAGCATCTGGCATCCCGACTACGTCGATCACGAGCTGCGCCGGCAGGTCGGCGCGCTGGCGTGGCGGCTCCCGGCCGGAACCGCCGTGCGACTCGTCGCGCGCGACGCCGGGTGGAGCACGTTCGTCGTGCCGTCCGCCGGGGACCCCGTGCGCGGGGTCGTCACGGTCGAGGACACGGCGGCGGAATTGCTCGCCTGGGCGGTCGGGCGGGCGCCCGGTGGCACCCATTGGCCGCCGCTCGAACCGTGGCGCGGCTACCCGTAG
- a CDS encoding AbrB/MazE/SpoVT family DNA-binding domain-containing protein encodes MNSIGMTRRIDALGRIVVPAELRRILEIGVGDLLDIRVDGGHLVLAKVERTCVFCSSSDGLSPYRDKLVCAACVEMLTVGVTANGQDSTFTTTDGSSTASS; translated from the coding sequence ATGAACTCCATCGGCATGACCCGCCGCATCGACGCGCTCGGACGGATCGTGGTCCCGGCCGAGCTCCGCCGCATCCTCGAGATCGGGGTCGGTGATCTGCTCGACATCCGTGTCGACGGCGGCCACCTCGTACTCGCCAAGGTCGAACGAACGTGCGTGTTCTGCAGCTCCTCCGACGGGCTCAGTCCCTATCGCGACAAGCTCGTGTGCGCGGCGTGCGTCGAGATGCTGACGGTCGGCGTCACCGCGAACGGTCAGGACTCGACGTTCACCACCACCGACGGGAGCTCGACCGCGAGCTCGTAG
- a CDS encoding AURKAIP1/COX24 domain-containing protein produces MGSLIKKRRKRMRKKKHKKLLKKTRWQRRQQGK; encoded by the coding sequence ATGGGCTCCCTGATCAAGAAGCGCCGCAAGCGCATGCGCAAGAAGAAGCACAAGAAGCTTCTCAAGAAGACGCGCTGGCAGCGGCGTCAGCAGGGCAAGTAG
- a CDS encoding NAD(P)H-binding protein, translating to MGTIFVTGATGVLGRASVAQLLDSGHTVRALARNDERAAVVAAVGAEPFVGNLYDVDDMKRAIAGIDAVMHLATRIPPFTRGWRASTWAENTKLRETGTRVLVDAALANGVGRFVAESISFIYRDGGSSWLDEHSPVEASIAAMRPVIALEHEVERFTAEGGAGIALRFGAFYGADARSTDELLGLAKWKLAPALGAPDGYFSSIGTDDAGRAVAASVRAPAGVYNVVDDVPLTRREYADAFAAAFGLGTLRILPTWMLKLGGAAAEAMMRSQRVSHAAFTGVTDWAPEHPSAVEGWKAVAAARRGGSRG from the coding sequence ATGGGAACGATCTTCGTCACCGGCGCGACGGGCGTGCTCGGAAGAGCCTCGGTCGCGCAGCTGCTCGACTCCGGACACACGGTGCGCGCGCTCGCTCGCAACGACGAGCGCGCCGCGGTGGTCGCGGCGGTCGGTGCCGAGCCGTTCGTCGGCAACCTGTACGACGTCGACGACATGAAGCGCGCGATCGCCGGCATCGACGCCGTCATGCACCTCGCAACGCGCATCCCACCGTTCACGCGCGGGTGGCGCGCGTCGACGTGGGCCGAGAACACCAAGCTGCGGGAGACGGGCACGCGGGTGCTCGTCGACGCCGCGCTCGCGAACGGTGTCGGCCGCTTCGTCGCGGAGTCGATCAGCTTCATCTATCGCGACGGTGGGTCGTCGTGGCTCGACGAGCACTCACCGGTCGAGGCGTCGATCGCCGCGATGCGACCGGTGATCGCGCTCGAGCACGAAGTCGAGCGGTTCACGGCCGAAGGCGGCGCAGGTATCGCGCTGCGGTTCGGTGCGTTCTACGGCGCCGACGCGCGCAGCACCGACGAGCTGCTCGGGCTCGCGAAGTGGAAGCTCGCGCCGGCGCTCGGCGCTCCCGACGGTTACTTCTCGTCGATCGGCACCGACGACGCGGGACGCGCGGTCGCCGCGTCGGTGCGCGCACCCGCGGGCGTCTACAACGTCGTCGACGACGTTCCGCTCACGCGTCGCGAGTACGCGGACGCGTTCGCCGCGGCGTTCGGGCTCGGCACGCTGCGCATCCTGCCGACGTGGATGTTGAAGCTCGGTGGCGCCGCGGCCGAGGCGATGATGCGCTCACAGCGCGTCAGCCATGCCGCGTTCACGGGCGTGACCGATTGGGCGCCCGAGCATCCGAGCGCGGTCGAGGGCTGGAAGGCCGTCGCCGCCGCGAGACGAGGAGGTTCCCGTGGGTGA
- the rsmA gene encoding 16S rRNA (adenine(1518)-N(6)/adenine(1519)-N(6))-dimethyltransferase RsmA: MDLLTPASIQALLDRHDLRPGRALGQNFLADPNTARRIARLAGVDARVPVVEIGPGLGSLTLALLDAGAPELVALELDRHLVPVLDEVLAGRAARVVQGDAMTIDWYALLASASRWVMVSNLPYNVATPVVVRVLEDAPMVERLFVMVQREVGERLAATPGSAAYGAVSVKVAYYAHAEVAGTVPPTVFVPKPKVDSALVRLERRASAPVDVPDVGRMFEIVRAGFATRRKMLRRALAVAFGDRTVPLLEGAGIDPSARAETLGLDEWAAIARAEREVAA; this comes from the coding sequence GTGGACCTGCTCACGCCCGCGTCGATCCAGGCGCTCCTCGACCGTCACGACCTGCGCCCGGGGCGCGCCCTCGGGCAGAACTTCCTCGCCGATCCGAACACCGCGCGCCGCATCGCACGCCTCGCGGGAGTCGACGCCCGCGTGCCGGTCGTCGAGATCGGACCCGGTCTCGGATCGCTGACGCTCGCGCTCCTCGACGCCGGCGCGCCCGAGCTCGTCGCGCTCGAGCTCGACCGTCACCTCGTGCCGGTGCTCGACGAAGTGCTCGCGGGACGCGCCGCGCGCGTCGTGCAGGGCGACGCGATGACGATCGACTGGTACGCGCTGCTCGCGAGCGCGTCGCGTTGGGTGATGGTGTCGAACCTTCCGTACAACGTCGCGACGCCGGTCGTCGTGCGCGTGCTCGAGGACGCGCCGATGGTCGAACGGCTCTTCGTGATGGTGCAGCGCGAGGTGGGGGAGCGGCTCGCGGCGACACCGGGAAGCGCGGCGTACGGCGCGGTGTCGGTGAAGGTCGCGTATTACGCACACGCGGAGGTCGCGGGTACGGTGCCGCCGACCGTGTTCGTACCGAAACCAAAGGTCGATTCCGCCCTCGTGCGCCTGGAACGGCGCGCATCGGCACCCGTCGACGTACCCGACGTCGGCCGTATGTTCGAGATCGTGCGCGCAGGCTTCGCGACGCGGCGCAAGATGTTGCGGCGAGCGCTCGCGGTCGCGTTCGGCGATCGCACGGTTCCGTTGCTCGAGGGCGCAGGCATCGATCCGAGCGCGCGTGCCGAAACCCTCGGGCTCGACGAATGGGCGGCGATCGCCCGCGCAGAACGCGAGGTTGCGGCGTGA
- the metG gene encoding methionine--tRNA ligase, whose product MPEPFYVTTPIYYPNDAPHIGHAYTTVSGDALTRWRRLWGDDVVYLTGTDEHGLKLQRAAEANGISPQEMVDRTSAQFREAWDLLDIAYDDFIRTTEPRHRVAVQQFLQTLYDAGDVELGVYEGLYCVSCEAYYTEDELVDGLCPIHARPVERVTEENYFFKLSRFEERLLAHYEEHPEAVQPDTRRNEVLGFIKSGLRDFSMSRTSITWGVPLPWDEKHVAYVWADALFNYCTAIGYGTDPERFDRYWPANYHLVGKDILRFHAVYWPAMLMSAGLELPKCVFAHGWLLVGGEKMSKTSMNQIAPADLVRDFGVDGVRYHFLADQRFGPDGDFSYEAMVARYNADLANNFGNLANRVLTMATNYCGGVVPDARDDSVLRAAAESAFTAQCDAMERLAFSSAFGAVWDLIGATNAYIEDRQPWATNKAGDTAATAAVIGACLEALRLVALLASPAIPHAAAELWRRLGLAGRPEDQRLPGAATWGSLPVGSPLERGAPLFPRIERADA is encoded by the coding sequence GTGCCCGAGCCGTTCTACGTCACGACTCCGATCTACTACCCGAACGACGCGCCGCACATCGGTCATGCGTATACGACGGTGTCGGGCGACGCGCTCACGCGGTGGCGCCGGCTGTGGGGCGACGACGTCGTCTACCTGACCGGAACCGACGAGCACGGGCTCAAGCTGCAGCGCGCGGCCGAGGCGAACGGGATCTCACCGCAGGAGATGGTCGACCGCACGAGCGCGCAGTTCCGCGAGGCCTGGGACCTGCTCGACATCGCATACGACGACTTCATCCGCACGACCGAGCCCCGTCATCGCGTCGCCGTCCAGCAGTTCCTGCAGACGCTGTACGACGCCGGCGACGTCGAGCTCGGCGTCTACGAGGGCCTCTATTGCGTCTCCTGTGAGGCGTATTACACCGAGGACGAGCTCGTCGACGGGCTCTGTCCGATCCACGCCCGACCCGTCGAGCGGGTCACCGAGGAGAACTACTTCTTCAAGCTCTCTCGCTTCGAGGAGCGGCTCCTGGCTCACTACGAGGAGCATCCCGAGGCGGTGCAGCCGGACACGCGTCGTAACGAGGTGCTCGGGTTCATCAAGTCGGGGCTGCGCGACTTCTCGATGAGCCGCACGTCGATCACGTGGGGTGTCCCGTTGCCGTGGGACGAGAAGCACGTCGCGTACGTGTGGGCCGACGCGCTCTTCAACTACTGCACCGCGATCGGCTACGGCACCGATCCGGAGCGTTTCGATCGCTATTGGCCCGCGAACTACCACCTCGTCGGCAAGGACATCCTGCGCTTTCACGCCGTGTACTGGCCCGCGATGCTGATGAGCGCGGGGCTCGAACTGCCGAAGTGCGTGTTCGCGCACGGCTGGCTGCTCGTCGGCGGCGAGAAGATGTCGAAGACGAGCATGAACCAGATCGCGCCCGCGGATCTCGTGCGCGACTTCGGCGTCGACGGTGTGCGCTACCACTTCCTCGCCGACCAACGCTTCGGTCCCGACGGTGACTTCTCGTACGAGGCGATGGTCGCGCGCTACAACGCGGATCTCGCGAACAACTTCGGGAACCTCGCGAACCGCGTGCTCACGATGGCGACGAACTACTGCGGCGGTGTCGTGCCCGACGCGCGCGACGACTCGGTGCTGCGCGCCGCGGCGGAGTCCGCGTTCACCGCGCAGTGCGACGCGATGGAGCGACTCGCGTTCTCCTCCGCGTTCGGCGCGGTGTGGGATCTGATCGGCGCGACCAACGCGTACATCGAGGACCGCCAACCGTGGGCCACGAACAAGGCGGGCGATACCGCGGCGACCGCGGCGGTGATCGGCGCGTGTCTCGAGGCCCTGCGACTCGTCGCGCTGCTCGCGTCGCCGGCGATCCCCCACGCGGCAGCGGAGCTCTGGCGGCGGCTCGGGCTCGCCGGCCGGCCCGAGGATCAGCGGCTCCCAGGCGCCGCGACCTGGGGTTCTCTCCCGGTGGGGAGCCCCCTCGAGCGCGGCGCGCCGCTCTTCCCCCGCATCGAGCGCGCCGACGCCTGA
- a CDS encoding transglycosylase family protein: MRGDVRSARRRHLSPGTRAALGRTRFIEIVPAGPSRVHASAPPLHDEPPVVLHPLWAPVHARRSDGIDIRPPARRAHALHPATPPRHGTRPGRRPRPIVPFDIPVEAYAVEVGGSAHPVVRRLGDRRLVYVEHRRAVRRSYRRRQLALAVGLSSAFVAVAATALAPGGHASAAAPAAVSGTAAPVVRAAAAAPPSGAGPRPAYDRARGITPVTAGPRLTAEHRPDDRDERHVPIPPWGKGSIADNPFLICTKGYESIDAGGYHAIGDGGRYRGAYQFDQVTWNGVADHVGHEEWVGVLPDEAPPAVQDYFALTLYKWQGARHWNGRCAGLP; encoded by the coding sequence GTGCGCGGCGACGTTCGCAGCGCGCGACGTCGTCACCTCTCACCCGGCACGCGCGCGGCGCTCGGGCGCACCCGCTTCATCGAGATCGTCCCCGCCGGTCCGAGTCGCGTGCACGCGAGCGCGCCGCCGCTTCACGACGAGCCGCCGGTCGTGCTGCATCCGCTCTGGGCGCCGGTGCACGCGCGCCGCAGCGACGGCATCGACATCCGTCCGCCCGCGCGACGCGCGCACGCGCTGCATCCCGCGACTCCGCCGCGCCACGGCACGCGTCCGGGTCGACGGCCGCGTCCGATCGTTCCGTTCGACATCCCCGTCGAGGCCTACGCGGTCGAAGTCGGCGGGAGCGCGCATCCGGTGGTGCGCCGGCTCGGTGATCGCCGCCTCGTCTACGTCGAGCACCGCCGCGCGGTGCGGCGCTCGTATCGGCGTCGCCAACTCGCGCTCGCGGTCGGTCTCTCGAGTGCCTTCGTGGCGGTCGCAGCCACCGCGCTCGCGCCCGGGGGGCACGCCTCGGCGGCGGCCCCGGCCGCCGTGTCCGGGACGGCCGCGCCGGTCGTGCGTGCCGCGGCCGCCGCCCCGCCGTCCGGGGCTGGCCCGCGGCCCGCCTACGACCGGGCCCGCGGGATCACGCCGGTCACGGCCGGTCCGCGGCTGACCGCCGAGCACCGGCCCGACGACCGCGACGAGCGGCACGTCCCGATCCCGCCGTGGGGCAAGGGCTCGATCGCCGACAATCCGTTCTTGATCTGCACGAAGGGCTACGAGTCGATCGACGCCGGCGGGTACCACGCGATCGGCGACGGCGGCCGCTACCGCGGCGCGTACCAGTTCGACCAAGTCACGTGGAACGGGGTCGCGGACCACGTCGGCCACGAGGAGTGGGTCGGCGTGCTGCCCGACGAGGCCCCGCCCGCGGTGCAGGACTACTTCGCGCTCACGCTCTACAAGTGGCAGGGCGCGCGCCACTGGAACGGTCGCTGCGCGGGGCTGCCGTAG
- the rsmI gene encoding 16S rRNA (cytidine(1402)-2'-O)-methyltransferase, whose amino-acid sequence MTGALVVVSTPIGNLRDLSPRAADELRGADVIAAEDTRQTRKLLSLTDIPAGNRLRSVHAHNEQRESARIVELIRAGSRVVLVTDAGTPAVSDPGERIVRACIDAELPVEVVPGPSAVLAALVVSGLPATPFVFEGFLARKGAARAERIDALRRAHATTILLESPMRVAATLAELRDALGEDRRAVVARELTKLHEEVQRGTLGELAEQFAARDLRGECVVLVAPAGPPAPVGDEEIRSALTRSLAAGASRRDAAASVAGALGIARRRAYELAVELPSVVVNVES is encoded by the coding sequence GTGACCGGAGCACTCGTCGTGGTCTCGACCCCGATCGGCAACCTGCGCGACCTCTCGCCCCGCGCCGCCGACGAGCTCCGCGGCGCCGACGTCATCGCCGCGGAGGACACCCGCCAGACCCGAAAGCTGCTGAGCCTCACCGACATCCCGGCCGGGAATCGGCTGCGCTCGGTGCACGCGCACAACGAGCAGCGCGAATCCGCGCGCATCGTCGAGTTGATCCGCGCCGGTAGTCGAGTCGTGCTCGTGACGGACGCGGGTACGCCCGCAGTGTCGGATCCCGGCGAGCGAATCGTGCGCGCGTGCATCGACGCGGAGTTGCCGGTCGAGGTCGTGCCGGGTCCGAGCGCGGTGCTCGCCGCGCTCGTCGTGTCGGGCCTGCCGGCGACGCCGTTCGTCTTCGAAGGCTTCCTCGCGCGCAAGGGTGCGGCGCGCGCCGAGCGGATCGACGCGCTCCGACGTGCACACGCGACGACAATCCTCCTGGAGTCACCGATGAGGGTCGCGGCGACGCTCGCCGAGCTGCGCGACGCGCTCGGCGAGGACCGCCGCGCGGTCGTCGCACGCGAGCTCACGAAGCTGCACGAGGAGGTGCAGCGCGGCACGCTCGGTGAGCTCGCGGAGCAGTTCGCGGCGCGCGACCTGCGCGGCGAGTGCGTGGTGCTCGTCGCGCCCGCGGGCCCACCTGCGCCGGTCGGCGACGAGGAGATCCGTTCCGCGCTGACGCGCTCGCTCGCCGCGGGCGCGAGCCGTCGGGATGCGGCCGCGAGCGTCGCGGGTGCGCTCGGCATCGCGCGCCGGCGGGCCTACGAGCTCGCGGTCGAGCTCCCGTCGGTGGTGGTGAACGTCGAGTCCTGA
- the ispE gene encoding 4-(cytidine 5'-diphospho)-2-C-methyl-D-erythritol kinase, with translation MTRWRANSKLTLSLRVLSRRADGFHELDALVVSVTEPHDQLTVTAGQRRDRVELVLTGPAAQGVTPGGDNLVVRAARMMLDRARDAHRAYGVRIELDKHIPAEAGLGGGSADAAAALHALDRLLDLDLSTFELATLGADLGSDVPFCVHGGAASMRGRGETVERTDVPALHVVVAVPPFALATPRVFRAWDALGGPRSERVVTVDGVGDLVNDLEPAAEDVEPRLRGFREALEVATGAPTVLAGSGSACASLFQDAAAAAAAVARVAESGIARLTVAGSTASSGVERLDA, from the coding sequence GTGACACGGTGGCGTGCCAACTCCAAGCTCACGTTGTCGCTGCGCGTCTTGAGTCGCCGCGCCGACGGATTCCACGAGCTCGACGCGCTCGTCGTGTCGGTGACCGAGCCGCACGATCAACTCACGGTCACGGCCGGGCAGCGGCGGGACCGCGTCGAGCTGGTGCTCACCGGACCCGCGGCCCAGGGCGTCACACCCGGCGGCGACAACCTCGTCGTGCGCGCGGCGCGGATGATGCTCGACCGCGCGCGAGACGCGCACCGCGCGTACGGCGTTCGCATCGAGTTGGACAAGCACATCCCCGCGGAGGCGGGCCTCGGTGGCGGGTCGGCCGACGCCGCGGCGGCGCTGCATGCGCTCGACCGGCTCCTCGATCTCGACCTGTCGACCTTCGAGCTCGCGACGCTCGGCGCCGACCTCGGATCCGACGTCCCCTTCTGCGTGCACGGCGGTGCCGCGTCGATGCGGGGTCGGGGCGAGACCGTCGAGCGCACGGATGTGCCGGCACTACACGTCGTGGTCGCGGTACCGCCGTTCGCGCTCGCAACGCCCCGTGTCTTCCGGGCGTGGGACGCGCTCGGCGGTCCGAGATCAGAGCGCGTCGTCACCGTCGACGGGGTCGGCGACCTCGTGAACGATCTCGAGCCCGCCGCGGAAGACGTCGAGCCCCGCCTGCGGGGGTTCCGCGAGGCGCTCGAGGTCGCGACCGGCGCGCCCACCGTGCTCGCGGGGAGTGGCTCTGCGTGCGCATCGCTCTTCCAGGACGCCGCCGCCGCCGCGGCCGCGGTGGCCCGGGTCGCCGAATCCGGCATCGCGCGGCTCACCGTCGCCGGATCCACCGCGTCGAGCGGCGTCGAGCGCCTCGACGCCTGA